In Paraburkholderia aromaticivorans, a single window of DNA contains:
- a CDS encoding histidine kinase, whose amino-acid sequence MNAVDPAPFRRYPLYAKTCIVLACLVALVALLFVSTRVQLDGEAAYSQTAFTLREAARLQRIAGHIEARSPDAAATLLAQADQLVRNDTLLQGWRQRGAPTPELGRQLSALNSAGREPTGTHAAPDALDQLRTRIESESEVRNAVIALLEACAAALLLGGFVALAWGARRSLVVRPALTLQNLAQTGHRPPDGLDEIDRLLKLQNDLSVRLRSEQDESARLKRIVEDHIAFADQSLDLLHYICAQLAEDVPSRGTLEALLQRLVGVSRVQRIALVLSEPSAQLLGVDVVVSPGGDAPLIVRDRVAHELMSLAGVRTFPAGKDSGVMLPILAAPVRVPSESYGLLIGEGAPDTRFEPRHQHLMETIASVLAHAISNLSRDVRDHRMALLEERNAIARELHDSLAQSLAYMKIQLARLQAVLPPELAQDDAGQIARAIREGIDSAYRQLRELLTTFRTSMHAHGLASTLEEVADELSSRSQVQISIDNRIRRIRLTVNEELHVAQIVREALTNVIHHARASTALVQLSSSGNEVTVLVEDNGRGITTEDGGEHHYGLSIMRERTRSLGGKLDIRAVPNGSRVVLTFVPAVMMAEKARSGTSGAPH is encoded by the coding sequence ATGAACGCAGTCGACCCCGCCCCGTTCCGCCGTTACCCGCTTTACGCGAAGACGTGCATCGTGCTGGCTTGCCTCGTTGCGCTGGTCGCGCTGCTGTTCGTCAGCACCCGGGTGCAACTCGATGGCGAAGCCGCCTACAGTCAAACCGCGTTTACCCTGCGGGAAGCGGCGCGGCTGCAGCGCATTGCCGGGCATATCGAGGCCCGTTCGCCGGACGCGGCGGCGACGCTACTCGCGCAGGCCGACCAACTCGTACGCAACGATACGTTATTACAGGGCTGGAGGCAACGCGGTGCGCCCACGCCGGAGCTAGGCAGGCAACTCAGCGCACTGAACAGCGCCGGCCGCGAACCAACGGGCACACACGCCGCGCCCGATGCCCTCGACCAACTGAGGACACGGATCGAGAGCGAAAGCGAAGTGCGTAACGCCGTCATCGCCCTGCTCGAAGCGTGCGCGGCTGCGCTATTGCTCGGCGGTTTCGTCGCGCTCGCGTGGGGTGCGCGACGCTCGCTTGTCGTACGTCCCGCCCTCACGTTGCAGAACCTCGCGCAAACGGGCCACCGGCCACCCGATGGCCTGGACGAGATCGACCGTCTGCTCAAGCTGCAGAACGACCTCTCCGTGCGGCTGCGAAGCGAGCAGGACGAGTCCGCGCGCCTGAAACGCATCGTCGAAGACCATATCGCGTTTGCGGACCAATCGCTCGATCTGCTTCACTACATCTGCGCGCAACTGGCCGAAGACGTGCCCTCGCGCGGTACGCTCGAAGCACTGCTGCAACGTCTGGTCGGCGTCTCGCGCGTCCAGCGCATTGCGCTCGTCCTGTCGGAACCGTCGGCGCAGTTGCTCGGCGTCGATGTCGTCGTGTCGCCAGGCGGCGACGCTCCGCTGATCGTGCGCGACCGTGTCGCGCATGAACTGATGTCGCTCGCCGGTGTGCGCACCTTCCCGGCCGGCAAGGATAGCGGCGTCATGCTGCCCATCCTGGCCGCGCCCGTGCGCGTGCCGTCGGAGAGCTACGGCCTGCTGATCGGCGAAGGCGCGCCGGACACCCGCTTCGAGCCGCGTCACCAGCATCTGATGGAAACCATCGCCAGCGTGCTCGCTCATGCCATCTCCAACCTGAGCCGAGACGTGCGCGATCACCGCATGGCGCTACTCGAAGAGCGCAACGCCATCGCGCGTGAGCTTCATGATTCGCTCGCCCAGTCGCTGGCTTACATGAAGATCCAGCTGGCACGCCTCCAGGCCGTGCTGCCGCCGGAGCTGGCACAAGACGACGCCGGCCAGATAGCGCGGGCCATCCGCGAAGGTATCGACAGTGCCTATCGGCAGCTACGCGAACTGCTGACGACGTTTCGCACATCGATGCACGCGCATGGTCTCGCGTCCACGCTCGAGGAAGTCGCGGATGAACTGTCGTCGCGCAGCCAGGTGCAGATTTCCATCGACAACCGGATTCGCCGAATCCGCCTCACGGTGAATGAGGAATTGCACGTCGCGCAGATCGTGCGCGAGGCGCTCACCAACGTGATCCACCACGCGCGCGCGTCAACGGCGCTCGTGCAACTGTCGTCGAGCGGCAATGAGGTCACCGTGTTAGTCGAGGACAATGGCCGTGGCATCACGACCGAGGACGGCGGCGAACATCACTACGGACTCTCGATCATGCGCGAGCGCACACGCAGCCTCGGTGGCAAGCTCGACATCCGCGCAGTGCCGAACGGCTCGCGCGTTGTGCTGACCTTTGTGCCCGCAGTGATGATGGCGGAGAAAGCGCGCAGCGGAACCAGCGGCGCGCCG
- a CDS encoding sensor domain-containing diguanylate cyclase, translated as MTVYLFSTALLLAVAALVFPRLGLNPRGDTLLYVALALAGGLAAGLLILAFAFGAKRAARRGTPGSASPELSAFAANLSTPAVLLDNDALVFVNGAFLKHARWEAYADEIVGMPFSNLVHPQSLLDLTKLLGEAGDGEERTSGSLRLAYGDGTFRLHPVTALRGQGSRLTLLQFPAPYASANAQRSEAQIQRHCHDVVEQLPQALFRVDRELHLIFSNPAWRNLLRTVGNSAECPPFAGFFHPEDRQTLSARLATLLDGHISELITEARMIRADETMIHVELRCHGVTDEEGTLIGAAGLAMDISNRRRSEEALRASRRSLRMLLANMRAMIYRGQNDRRWSMEFVSEGCFELTGYEPSELLDDARMSFSSLIHPEDREFVWNEVQSRILAGESYELTYRIIDRSGDTKWVWDQGRGIFSARGELVGLEGFIIEVTRRRLAEESARRRLVFDRSTGLTNASMFMDRLSFATALARRTGQPCAIFAVRVRGFDHVAERFGQEYADRALVELGRRLHLTQSELNCVTLLDKQDFAMMVADFEAASLAWCESAEQIAQSASPMSAASLSLLATGLQNVVCRPLRLEGYEFNVSVRIGWAVAQSELTSAQQLLDCAMAAAGAAPIAGEMGETGNTPGPSTTAA; from the coding sequence ATGACAGTCTATCTGTTTTCCACTGCGCTGCTGCTGGCAGTGGCTGCATTGGTGTTTCCACGGCTCGGTCTAAACCCGCGCGGAGACACATTATTGTATGTCGCTCTGGCGCTGGCAGGTGGTCTTGCCGCGGGTCTTCTCATACTCGCCTTCGCGTTCGGCGCGAAACGTGCGGCGCGGCGCGGCACGCCAGGTTCCGCATCGCCGGAACTGAGCGCGTTTGCCGCGAATCTTTCGACCCCTGCGGTGCTGCTCGACAACGACGCGCTGGTCTTCGTCAACGGCGCCTTCCTCAAGCACGCGCGCTGGGAGGCCTACGCCGACGAAATTGTCGGCATGCCGTTCAGCAACCTCGTGCACCCACAATCGCTGCTGGATCTGACGAAGCTGCTCGGGGAGGCCGGAGATGGCGAAGAACGCACGTCCGGTTCGCTGCGCCTCGCCTATGGCGACGGCACGTTCAGGCTGCATCCGGTGACGGCGCTGCGTGGGCAAGGCTCACGTCTGACACTGCTGCAATTCCCCGCGCCCTATGCGAGCGCCAACGCACAGCGCAGCGAAGCGCAGATCCAGCGCCATTGTCACGATGTCGTGGAGCAGTTGCCGCAGGCGCTGTTTCGGGTCGACCGCGAGTTGCATCTGATCTTCTCGAACCCGGCCTGGCGCAACCTGCTGCGCACTGTGGGCAATAGTGCCGAGTGTCCGCCATTTGCCGGTTTCTTCCATCCTGAAGATCGTCAGACGCTGAGCGCCCGGCTTGCTACGCTGCTCGACGGGCATATCAGCGAGCTGATTACCGAGGCGCGCATGATTCGCGCCGACGAAACGATGATCCACGTCGAACTGCGCTGTCACGGTGTGACCGATGAGGAAGGCACGCTGATCGGCGCGGCGGGTCTCGCGATGGACATTTCGAATCGGCGTCGCAGCGAAGAAGCGCTGCGTGCGAGCCGTCGCAGTCTGAGGATGTTGCTTGCCAACATGCGCGCGATGATCTATCGCGGACAGAACGACCGGCGTTGGTCGATGGAATTCGTCAGCGAAGGGTGTTTCGAGTTGACCGGTTACGAGCCGAGTGAACTGCTCGACGACGCACGCATGAGCTTCAGTTCGCTGATCCATCCCGAGGACCGCGAGTTTGTCTGGAATGAAGTACAGTCGCGCATATTGGCCGGCGAATCGTATGAATTGACGTACCGCATCATCGACCGTTCAGGCGACACCAAGTGGGTGTGGGATCAGGGGCGCGGCATTTTCTCGGCGCGGGGCGAACTGGTTGGACTCGAGGGCTTCATCATCGAAGTGACGCGGCGTCGGCTCGCGGAAGAAAGTGCGCGCCGCAGACTGGTGTTCGACCGCTCGACGGGCCTTACCAACGCCAGCATGTTCATGGACCGCCTGAGCTTTGCCACGGCGCTCGCGCGCCGCACCGGCCAGCCCTGCGCGATTTTCGCCGTGCGCGTGCGGGGGTTCGATCATGTGGCAGAGCGTTTCGGTCAGGAATATGCGGACCGGGCGCTGGTTGAACTCGGCCGACGACTGCATTTGACGCAAAGCGAGCTGAATTGCGTAACGTTGCTCGACAAGCAGGACTTTGCGATGATGGTTGCGGATTTCGAGGCGGCATCGCTCGCATGGTGCGAATCGGCCGAGCAGATCGCGCAGTCCGCGTCACCCATGAGCGCGGCCTCGCTCAGTCTGCTTGCCACGGGCTTGCAGAATGTTGTCTGCCGGCCGCTGCGTCTCGAGGGGTATGAGTTCAACGTGTCGGTTCGGATCGGCTGGGCCGTGGCGCAGAGCGAATTGACCAGCGCGCAACAACTGCTCGACTGTGCGATGGCGGCGGCCGGCGCGGCGCCGATTGCGGGCGAGATGGGCGAGACTGGCAATACGCCTGGCCCGTCGACCACGGCGGCCTAA
- a CDS encoding helix-turn-helix domain-containing protein — protein MIRQQAGDPAETAQNDDSQTVSVEHFIGKVVRENRTNQGLTIAELAEQSGLSRGMVSKIENGQVSTSLDSMVNIAHALGISMSTLFRNFEGREGNAQHVKAGKGMEVVRRGTTKGHTYHLLAYDQGPVKLFEPFLISMDDEAEIFPTFEHPGTEFIYMLQGKMEYRHGSRSYLLQPGDSFTFRGSVPHGPERLIKLPIRFITIIMYGQTQGVDT, from the coding sequence ATGATTCGGCAGCAGGCTGGAGATCCAGCGGAAACGGCCCAGAACGACGATAGCCAGACGGTGTCAGTCGAGCATTTCATTGGCAAGGTCGTGCGCGAAAATCGCACCAACCAGGGCCTGACGATCGCCGAACTCGCGGAGCAAAGTGGCTTGTCGCGCGGCATGGTGTCGAAGATCGAAAACGGCCAGGTGTCGACGAGCCTCGATTCGATGGTGAACATCGCGCATGCGCTCGGCATTTCAATGTCCACGCTGTTCCGGAACTTCGAAGGCCGCGAGGGGAACGCGCAGCACGTGAAAGCAGGCAAGGGCATGGAAGTGGTGCGGCGCGGCACGACGAAAGGGCATACCTATCATCTGCTCGCCTATGACCAGGGGCCTGTCAAACTGTTCGAACCGTTTCTCATCTCGATGGACGACGAAGCTGAGATTTTCCCGACCTTCGAACATCCGGGAACGGAATTCATCTACATGCTGCAAGGGAAGATGGAGTATCGGCACGGCAGCCGCAGCTACCTGTTGCAACCGGGCGATTCGTTCACGTTCCGCGGCTCCGTACCGCATGGACCGGAGCGGCTCATCAAGCTGCCGATCCGGTTTATCACGATCATCATGTACGGGCAGACGCAAGGCGTCGACACCTGA
- a CDS encoding aminomethyltransferase family protein — translation MAKSWRQAALAERHTALGSRLEDWNGMPTAWTYNQSVADEHEAIRTRAGLMDVSGLKKVHVVGPHAEMLIDYATTRDVSLLYPGKSVYASMLNERGHFVDDCVIYRNGPNAFMVVHGSGEGHELLHRGAIGRNVSVLFDDDLQDLSLQGPVAVDFLAEHVRGIRDLQYFHHTQTTLFGKPVTISRTGYTGERGYELFCKRADAPLIWDTVLEKGRSLGIIPCSFTALDWLRVESSLLFYPFDHSEMHPFADQPAGDTLWELGLDFTVSKNKREFRGAAEHFRLAGKERFRIFGVLVDGTRATQGGDTLWVGERQVGVITCGMVSRLTGQSMAIARLDPALAVHGATLEVRGKDYVLGASSHTLPFDDPEKTKRLAKG, via the coding sequence ATGGCCAAATCATGGCGGCAGGCGGCACTCGCCGAACGACATACAGCACTGGGTTCCAGGCTTGAAGACTGGAACGGCATGCCGACAGCATGGACCTATAACCAGAGCGTCGCCGATGAGCATGAAGCGATTCGGACGCGCGCGGGCCTGATGGACGTTTCCGGCTTGAAAAAAGTGCACGTAGTGGGTCCGCATGCGGAAATGCTGATTGATTACGCGACGACTCGCGATGTCTCGCTGTTGTATCCGGGAAAGTCGGTTTATGCATCCATGCTCAATGAGCGTGGCCACTTCGTCGACGACTGCGTCATCTATCGAAACGGTCCGAACGCTTTCATGGTTGTGCATGGTTCAGGCGAGGGGCATGAACTCCTGCACCGAGGCGCGATAGGTCGCAACGTGTCTGTGCTATTCGACGACGACCTGCAGGACCTTTCGCTGCAAGGCCCCGTCGCCGTTGATTTTTTAGCCGAGCATGTGCGTGGCATTCGCGATCTGCAGTATTTCCATCACACTCAGACGACGCTGTTCGGCAAGCCCGTGACGATCTCGAGAACGGGCTATACCGGCGAACGCGGCTATGAGCTTTTCTGCAAGCGCGCGGACGCGCCGCTGATCTGGGATACGGTTCTGGAGAAGGGCCGGTCGTTGGGCATCATCCCCTGTTCGTTCACGGCGCTCGACTGGTTGCGAGTGGAGAGCAGTCTCCTGTTCTATCCGTTCGACCATTCCGAAATGCATCCATTCGCGGATCAGCCTGCGGGCGACACGCTGTGGGAGTTGGGACTCGACTTCACGGTGTCTAAGAACAAGCGTGAGTTCCGTGGTGCGGCTGAACATTTTCGCCTGGCAGGAAAGGAGCGCTTCAGGATCTTCGGCGTGCTGGTAGACGGAACGAGGGCGACCCAAGGCGGCGACACATTGTGGGTGGGTGAGCGGCAGGTTGGCGTTATCACGTGCGGCATGGTCTCGCGACTCACCGGCCAGTCGATGGCGATTGCCCGCCTGGATCCTGCGTTGGCCGTTCATGGCGCGACGCTGGAGGTGCGCGGCAAGGACTATGTGCTAGGCGCGTCGAGCCACACGCTGCCGTTCGATGATCCCGAGAAGACCAAGCGCCTGGCGAAGGGTTGA
- a CDS encoding glycine cleavage system protein R — translation MTLTITLVLTVIGEDRPGLVNAIAEKTTEFGANWLDTRLVSLGGKFAGIVLVSVSQANADALVGGLQSLRSNSLSLTLERRADAAALAPARALKLELVSHDRPGIVREIAGLLAGNKVSIEELETDLVSGSFSGENLFKARARLRAPLELDVVVLRDMIENLANELMADISIDEDVTN, via the coding sequence ATGACTCTGACGATAACGCTCGTATTGACTGTCATTGGCGAAGACAGGCCGGGATTGGTCAATGCCATCGCCGAAAAAACCACCGAATTCGGCGCTAACTGGCTGGACACTCGCCTCGTCAGTCTCGGAGGAAAGTTCGCTGGCATCGTGCTGGTCAGCGTGTCACAAGCAAACGCAGATGCACTGGTCGGCGGGTTGCAAAGTCTTCGCTCAAACAGCTTGAGTCTCACGCTCGAACGGCGCGCCGACGCCGCTGCGTTGGCGCCGGCGCGCGCCCTTAAGCTCGAACTGGTCAGTCATGACCGGCCAGGTATCGTGCGCGAAATTGCGGGCCTGCTAGCAGGAAACAAGGTCAGCATTGAAGAACTTGAGACTGATCTTGTCAGTGGCTCGTTTTCCGGTGAAAACCTGTTCAAGGCACGAGCCCGCTTACGCGCACCGTTAGAACTCGACGTCGTTGTTTTGCGCGACATGATCGAAAACCTGGCTAACGAGCTGATGGCCGACATCAGCATCGATGAGGATGTAACGAATTAG
- a CDS encoding APC family permease, whose translation MSATEKISGLEGIPGAGTPATLRRTLTWKDAFWVASGSPAFVLFTLGAIAATVGQPAWIIWIASIVIGFVQCFTYAEISGLFPHKSGGASIYGAIAWVRYSKFLAPVSVWCNWFAWSPVLALGTGLGASYVLSTLFPADAAINTWSITLLNLDAVKHGLTLRINATFVLGAALLLLTFLVQHHGAQRAAKLQKYMGIAALIPLTLFGIVPLVTGGVHMHNWFPLLPLAHDAHGNVVMGSWNAAGWTLAIGGLFVAGWSTYGFETAVCYTREFKNPKTDTFKAIFYSGLLCLGVYILVPLSFQGAMGLKGLLEPGIYDGTGVAAAMANIIGGGAIVFYVIVVMLVFTLLLSVMTSMMGSSRTLYQASVDGWLPRYLSHVNEHGAPTRAMWTDLCFNLILLLMSDNVAILAMSNVCYFAFVFLNLQAGWIHRLDRPHWARPFKCPNWLLALGALCGFIDLVCIGAGADIWGPGTLRNGLIAIALIIPVFVFRHYVQDKGKFPDAMLDDLELRQDEGVQRHAGYLPYLVLVLTVVVIWVSHKFAVLPT comes from the coding sequence TTGAGCGCAACCGAAAAGATAAGCGGCCTGGAAGGCATACCCGGCGCCGGGACGCCGGCGACGCTGCGGCGGACCCTGACATGGAAGGACGCATTCTGGGTGGCGAGTGGATCGCCCGCGTTTGTGCTCTTTACGCTGGGCGCCATCGCCGCAACCGTCGGGCAGCCTGCGTGGATCATCTGGATAGCCTCGATTGTGATAGGTTTCGTCCAATGCTTTACCTACGCCGAAATATCCGGTCTGTTCCCCCACAAATCGGGCGGCGCGTCGATTTACGGCGCAATTGCCTGGGTCCGGTATTCGAAATTTCTTGCGCCTGTTTCCGTGTGGTGCAACTGGTTCGCGTGGTCGCCGGTGCTGGCGCTCGGCACGGGGCTCGGCGCCAGCTACGTTCTCTCGACGCTGTTTCCGGCCGACGCCGCGATTAACACCTGGTCGATTACCCTGCTGAACCTGGACGCCGTCAAGCATGGACTGACCCTGCGAATCAACGCTACCTTCGTGCTGGGTGCCGCGCTCCTGCTGCTGACGTTTCTCGTGCAACACCACGGTGCGCAACGTGCGGCGAAGCTCCAGAAGTATATGGGGATTGCAGCGCTGATTCCGCTGACGCTATTCGGCATCGTACCGTTGGTTACCGGCGGCGTGCACATGCATAACTGGTTTCCGTTGCTGCCGTTGGCCCACGACGCACACGGAAATGTGGTCATGGGGAGTTGGAATGCAGCCGGCTGGACGCTTGCGATCGGCGGGCTGTTCGTCGCCGGATGGTCGACCTATGGCTTCGAAACAGCGGTTTGCTACACGCGAGAATTCAAGAACCCGAAAACCGATACGTTCAAGGCGATCTTCTATTCCGGACTGCTGTGCCTCGGCGTCTATATTCTGGTGCCGCTGTCGTTTCAGGGAGCGATGGGACTCAAGGGGCTGCTGGAACCAGGCATCTATGACGGCACTGGCGTGGCTGCAGCGATGGCTAACATCATCGGCGGTGGCGCCATCGTTTTCTATGTGATCGTGGTGATGCTAGTTTTCACCTTGCTGCTTTCGGTGATGACCTCGATGATGGGGTCGTCGCGAACCTTGTACCAGGCGTCGGTCGACGGATGGCTGCCACGTTATCTGTCGCATGTGAACGAACATGGTGCCCCGACGCGCGCCATGTGGACCGATCTGTGCTTCAACCTGATCTTGCTGCTGATGTCGGACAATGTCGCGATATTGGCCATGTCCAACGTCTGCTATTTCGCCTTTGTGTTTCTGAATCTTCAGGCGGGCTGGATTCACCGGCTCGATCGCCCGCACTGGGCGCGGCCGTTCAAGTGCCCAAACTGGCTGTTGGCGCTCGGTGCGCTCTGCGGATTCATCGACCTCGTTTGCATCGGCGCGGGCGCGGATATCTGGGGTCCGGGGACACTGCGCAACGGCCTCATTGCTATCGCACTCATCATTCCCGTCTTTGTGTTTCGCCATTACGTTCAGGACAAGGGCAAATTTCCCGACGCGATGCTCGATGATCTCGAATTACGTCAGGACGAAGGCGTGCAGCGGCACGCAGGATACCTTCCCTATCTTGTGCTTGTTTTGACAGTTGTGGTGATCTGGGTGTCGCATAAATTCGCCGTGTTGCCGACCTAG
- a CDS encoding MFS transporter: MKKHTLEVQSFVDSQRFSPYQWIILILCFLVVAADGFDTAAVGFVAPSLIGEWGITRAALGPVMSAALVGLGIGALAAGPAADRIGRKVVLVLSVFFFGAWSLASSQSGSIESLTAWRFLTGLGLGAAMPNAVTLMSEYAPARIRAIVVNAMFCGFSVGLTIGGLCAAWLIPEFGWQSVLITGGIGPLVLAVLLVALLPESAQFMVVRKWPAEKIARVLRRISNDPRLAHGAALNFIAADTHVATEKKSSLALIVSKPYSFGTAMLWLAYFTGLMIYYLLTNWLPTLFKDAGFTAQGAALTTSLFPLGGILGNLCLGWVMGRTNPRRANACAYVLSAALVLTIGCGVSDRFWLAVLIFLTGVAVTSAVTSMSALAAAFYPTQGRATGVAWMLGIGRMGAVAGALSGGVMMSLGLPFGAVFTLLAVPAFVAAFALFAFGRRNDATKEISLSEDVIVPME, from the coding sequence ATGAAAAAGCACACCCTTGAAGTCCAAAGCTTCGTAGATAGTCAACGCTTCTCCCCCTATCAATGGATCATCTTGATCCTTTGCTTTCTGGTGGTCGCCGCCGACGGCTTCGATACGGCGGCCGTCGGCTTCGTCGCGCCTTCGTTGATCGGCGAATGGGGCATCACACGAGCCGCGCTCGGTCCGGTGATGAGCGCGGCGCTCGTCGGCCTCGGCATTGGCGCGCTCGCCGCCGGTCCCGCCGCGGATCGCATCGGGCGTAAGGTCGTGCTTGTGCTGTCGGTGTTCTTTTTCGGCGCGTGGAGCCTTGCTTCATCGCAGTCGGGCTCGATCGAGTCGCTCACTGCCTGGCGCTTCCTCACCGGGCTCGGGCTCGGCGCGGCCATGCCGAACGCGGTCACGCTGATGTCGGAGTACGCGCCAGCACGCATTCGGGCCATCGTAGTCAACGCGATGTTTTGCGGCTTCTCGGTGGGGCTTACCATCGGCGGATTGTGCGCAGCGTGGCTGATACCGGAATTCGGCTGGCAAAGCGTGCTGATCACCGGCGGCATCGGACCGCTCGTACTGGCTGTGCTGCTCGTTGCGCTGCTGCCCGAGTCCGCGCAGTTCATGGTCGTACGCAAGTGGCCGGCAGAGAAGATCGCGCGGGTTCTGCGCCGCATCTCAAACGACCCGCGTCTCGCCCATGGCGCCGCCCTCAACTTCATCGCCGCCGATACGCACGTCGCAACGGAGAAGAAATCTTCGCTGGCGCTCATCGTGTCGAAGCCGTATAGCTTCGGCACCGCGATGCTGTGGCTCGCCTACTTCACCGGTCTGATGATTTATTACCTCCTCACCAACTGGCTGCCGACGCTTTTCAAGGACGCGGGCTTCACGGCGCAAGGGGCCGCGCTCACCACTTCGCTGTTCCCGCTCGGTGGCATTCTGGGCAACTTGTGTCTCGGCTGGGTGATGGGTCGCACCAATCCGCGACGCGCCAACGCCTGCGCCTATGTACTGTCGGCAGCGCTGGTGTTGACCATCGGATGCGGCGTTTCTGACCGGTTCTGGCTTGCCGTCCTGATCTTCCTGACCGGCGTGGCAGTGACGAGCGCGGTCACCTCGATGTCGGCACTCGCCGCGGCCTTTTATCCGACGCAAGGGCGTGCGACCGGCGTCGCGTGGATGCTCGGCATCGGACGCATGGGCGCCGTGGCCGGCGCACTGTCCGGTGGCGTAATGATGAGCCTCGGCCTGCCATTTGGCGCAGTCTTCACGCTACTCGCGGTGCCTGCGTTCGTCGCAGCGTTCGCGCTTTTTGCGTTTGGCCGTCGCAACGATGCGACAAAGGAAATCTCTCTCTCCGAAGATGTGATCGTTCCCATGGAATAG
- a CDS encoding SDR family NAD(P)-dependent oxidoreductase has protein sequence MNEERQRVALVTGGASGIGWATARALAAQGYRVVIADLHRDAARHRVEELGGGGHVAIGGDVSSESDVVAMIDDTLKACGRLDVLVNNAGIGEQAKPTIEQSVDAFDVLIGVHLRGAFLASREAAKSMLVQRSGAIVNLCSIAGLSGIPQRNAYGAAKAGIAAMTRSMACEWARDGIRVNAVAPGYVATELAQRLVKNGQIDLPSIERRTPMGRLARPEEIAQAILFLASDAASYITGTVLSVDGGWHASGSA, from the coding sequence ATGAACGAGGAACGGCAACGCGTGGCGCTTGTCACGGGCGGTGCGAGCGGCATCGGTTGGGCAACGGCTCGTGCACTGGCCGCGCAAGGATATCGCGTCGTGATAGCGGATCTGCATCGCGATGCGGCGCGGCATCGCGTCGAGGAACTCGGTGGTGGGGGACATGTGGCCATCGGCGGCGACGTGTCGTCGGAGAGCGATGTCGTCGCGATGATCGACGACACCTTGAAGGCATGCGGACGGCTCGACGTGCTCGTGAACAACGCAGGGATCGGCGAGCAGGCAAAGCCCACCATTGAACAGAGCGTCGATGCCTTCGACGTACTGATCGGCGTTCATCTGCGCGGCGCGTTTCTTGCCAGCCGCGAGGCCGCAAAATCGATGCTCGTCCAACGCTCGGGCGCCATTGTAAATCTGTGCTCGATTGCCGGACTCTCCGGCATCCCGCAGCGCAATGCATACGGCGCGGCGAAGGCGGGCATCGCGGCAATGACCCGCTCGATGGCATGCGAGTGGGCGCGGGATGGCATTCGCGTGAATGCCGTGGCGCCAGGCTATGTCGCCACCGAACTCGCACAACGGCTCGTAAAGAATGGGCAGATCGACTTGCCGTCTATCGAGCGTCGCACGCCGATGGGACGACTCGCGCGTCCTGAAGAGATCGCTCAAGCCATCCTCTTTCTCGCCTCCGATGCGGCGAGCTATATCACCGGAACTGTGTTGAGTGTGGACGGCGGTTGGCATGCATCGGGATCGGCATAG
- a CDS encoding NIPSNAP family protein gives MSNKPFIDHRIYTIKPRGMAEFIDVFDRLAMPIQLKYLGAPVGFFMSDIGALNQVVHLWGYESIADYDQRRTARDNDPEWPAYLQASAHLIVAQESRIIKRVEFRSLSAAVR, from the coding sequence ATGAGCAACAAGCCTTTCATCGATCACCGCATCTACACGATCAAGCCGCGCGGCATGGCCGAATTCATCGACGTATTCGATCGTCTCGCGATGCCCATTCAGCTCAAGTATCTCGGCGCGCCCGTCGGCTTCTTTATGAGCGACATCGGCGCGTTGAATCAGGTCGTGCACCTGTGGGGATACGAAAGCATCGCGGACTACGACCAGCGCCGTACCGCACGTGATAACGATCCCGAATGGCCCGCGTATCTCCAGGCATCGGCGCATCTGATCGTCGCGCAGGAGAGCCGCATCATCAAGCGCGTCGAATTCAGAAGCCTGTCAGCGGCAGTGCGCTAG